A single window of Polaribacter sp. SA4-10 DNA harbors:
- a CDS encoding bifunctional UDP-sugar hydrolase/5'-nucleotidase produces MKNFKSLLYLLLVALLISCSTTKKVDKQDDGKINFTFLQVNDVYEIAPIQGGKFGGMARVEKVHKELLKENPNTMLVIAGDFLNPSLLGTVKYNGERIRGKQMIEVMNAMNFDLAVFGNHEFDLGKNDLQKRLNESNFNWVAGNTKLKTKEKSVPFYKEKNGKQFPIPETYIKEFTDADGTKIKVGFINVCISSNPKEYVEYGNTLIKAKTSYNALKEKVDVVIGLTHVKVSTDIKIAKILPNVPLIMGGHEHTNMLIPVGNSFVAKADANAKTVYIHRISFDTKTKKAIVASELKVINENIKSDEKVGAIVDKWQTILKTQIKNIIPNPDEIIYTAKIPLDARDTPIRSIQTNMGKLITASMSFAFDDKVDCALVNGGSIRIDDQLEGAINAVDIFRVLPYGGAILKTELKGSLLKRVLDFGLKAAGTGAYLQRHNISLDNGVWKINNQDINLDKVYTVAFSDYLLKGFDIPFLSDKSDGVFKIYTPRETELAFDIRKAVIAYLKTK; encoded by the coding sequence ATGAAAAATTTTAAATCACTTTTATATCTATTATTAGTAGCATTGCTAATTTCTTGTTCAACTACAAAAAAAGTTGATAAACAAGATGATGGAAAAATTAACTTCACTTTTTTACAGGTAAATGATGTGTATGAAATTGCCCCAATACAAGGAGGTAAGTTTGGTGGAATGGCAAGAGTAGAAAAGGTTCATAAAGAATTATTAAAAGAGAACCCAAATACAATGTTGGTAATTGCTGGTGATTTTTTGAATCCGTCTTTATTAGGAACGGTCAAATATAATGGAGAAAGAATTCGTGGTAAACAAATGATTGAAGTAATGAATGCAATGAATTTTGATTTAGCTGTGTTTGGTAATCATGAATTTGATTTAGGTAAAAACGATTTACAAAAGCGATTAAATGAAAGTAACTTTAATTGGGTTGCAGGAAATACAAAACTGAAAACAAAAGAAAAATCAGTCCCTTTTTATAAAGAAAAAAATGGTAAACAATTCCCAATTCCAGAAACATATATTAAAGAGTTTACAGATGCTGATGGGACAAAAATAAAAGTAGGTTTTATAAATGTTTGTATTTCTTCAAACCCAAAAGAATATGTAGAATATGGGAACACATTAATTAAAGCAAAAACATCCTATAATGCTTTAAAAGAGAAGGTTGATGTTGTTATTGGTTTAACACATGTAAAAGTTTCTACCGATATAAAAATTGCAAAAATATTACCAAATGTACCTTTAATTATGGGAGGACATGAACATACAAACATGCTAATTCCTGTTGGTAACTCTTTTGTAGCAAAAGCAGATGCAAATGCAAAGACCGTTTATATTCATAGAATTTCATTTGATACAAAAACAAAAAAAGCAATTGTAGCATCAGAATTGAAAGTAATAAATGAAAATATAAAGTCTGATGAAAAAGTAGGAGCAATTGTTGATAAATGGCAAACAATCTTAAAAACTCAGATAAAAAATATTATTCCAAATCCAGATGAAATAATTTACACAGCAAAGATTCCTTTAGACGCAAGAGATACTCCAATTAGAAGTATACAAACAAATATGGGAAAACTTATAACAGCATCAATGTCTTTTGCTTTTGATGATAAAGTAGATTGTGCTTTGGTAAATGGTGGTTCTATTAGAATTGATGATCAATTGGAAGGTGCTATTAATGCTGTAGATATTTTTAGAGTTTTGCCTTATGGAGGTGCAATTTTAAAGACAGAATTAAAAGGAAGTTTATTAAAAAGAGTTTTAGATTTTGGATTAAAAGCAGCAGGAACAGGAGCATACTTGCAAAGACATAATATTTCTTTAGATAACGGAGTTTGGAAAATTAATAATCAAGATATTAATCTTGATAAAGTGTATACAGTTGCTTTTTCAGATTATCTTTTAAAAGGTTTTGATATTCCTTTTTTATCTGATAAAAGTGATGGAGTTTTTAAAATCTATACCCCAAGAGAAACCGAGTTAGCTTTTGATATTAGAAAAGCAGTAATTGCTTATTTAAAAACGAAATAA
- a CDS encoding TonB-dependent receptor, with translation MNKQILAVTALFTSLLSAQQTDKQQGALDSIQKLDEIIISTNVIFGNKYVAKHRTGSAYYLSPKELQKFSFTDVNRILGTVPGVSIYEEDGFGLRPNISLRGTSPERSSKITLMEDGILIAPAPYSASAAYYFPTIARMEAIEVLKGSSQVQYGPSTTGGAINMISAQIPSEFGGKVRASYGSFNSNQLHAKIGGENSTFGYVLEYLNYGSDGFKTLPSGKNTGFNKNDVVAKFKVNLFPSAAIQQSLTFKFQYSDEVGNETYLGLSEADFNSNPFDRYAASNNDKMTTDHTQYVLSHSLEFTKNLHITTTAYQNNFSRNWYKLNDVTFDGNKKSIAAILSDPTTLADHFSIVNGSVNSDADALGIKANNRKYYAQGIQTKLDYHWYKGDAFHDLEIGFRAHYDEEDRFQWVDKYRISNNSTLDLTTAGVPGTDANRIASATAFASYLTYKLKYNNWTFTPGVRYENITLKREDFGKNDVKRGGINLATRENSVAIFIPGMGTNYKFNNDFSLFGGIHKGFSPPGNQNGQEPEESINYEFGTRFNLGKLKGEVVGFFNDYSNLLGSDLAATGGTGSLELFNAGEVNVNGIEVLLNYNIASENSKLSIPLSFGYTFTNSAFQNSFGSDDGLWGTVSKGDQMPYLPRHQLNTTISLEHNDFEINLSGRYNGEFRTLAGTGTIAKTEKVASNFIADFSAKYFVNKKLNITANIINLLDNTYAVSRVPAGLRPGHPFGIYGGLEFKF, from the coding sequence ATGAACAAGCAAATTCTAGCAGTAACTGCTTTATTCACCAGCTTATTAAGCGCACAACAGACAGATAAACAACAAGGAGCTCTAGACTCTATTCAAAAATTAGATGAAATTATTATTTCAACAAATGTGATTTTTGGAAATAAATATGTAGCCAAACACAGAACAGGTTCCGCGTACTATCTTTCTCCAAAAGAATTACAGAAATTTAGTTTTACAGATGTAAATCGTATTTTAGGTACTGTTCCTGGAGTTAGTATTTATGAAGAAGATGGTTTTGGACTGCGACCAAATATCAGCTTAAGAGGAACCTCTCCTGAAAGAAGTTCTAAAATTACATTAATGGAAGACGGCATATTAATTGCACCTGCGCCCTACTCTGCTTCAGCAGCGTATTACTTTCCTACCATTGCAAGAATGGAAGCTATAGAGGTTTTAAAAGGAAGTAGCCAAGTACAATATGGCCCCTCTACAACTGGTGGTGCTATTAATATGATATCAGCACAAATACCATCGGAGTTTGGTGGAAAGGTACGTGCAAGTTATGGTAGTTTTAATTCGAATCAGTTACATGCTAAAATTGGTGGCGAAAACAGCACATTTGGCTATGTATTAGAGTACTTAAACTATGGTTCTGACGGATTCAAAACACTACCTAGTGGAAAAAATACCGGCTTTAATAAAAATGACGTTGTTGCAAAATTCAAAGTGAATTTATTCCCTTCAGCTGCGATACAACAATCTTTGACTTTTAAATTTCAATATTCAGACGAAGTGGGTAATGAAACCTATTTAGGGCTGTCTGAAGCAGATTTTAACAGCAATCCATTTGATCGATATGCTGCTTCGAATAATGATAAAATGACTACAGATCACACACAGTACGTGCTAAGTCACTCGTTAGAATTCACAAAAAACTTGCACATTACTACCACGGCTTATCAGAATAATTTTTCTAGAAATTGGTACAAATTAAATGATGTTACTTTTGATGGAAACAAGAAATCTATTGCAGCTATCTTAAGCGATCCAACTACCCTAGCAGATCATTTCTCTATCGTAAATGGATCCGTAAATTCGGATGCAGATGCTTTGGGTATAAAGGCTAACAATAGAAAGTATTATGCGCAAGGGATTCAAACAAAATTAGACTATCACTGGTATAAAGGCGATGCTTTTCATGATTTAGAAATTGGTTTTCGCGCACATTATGACGAGGAAGATCGCTTTCAATGGGTAGATAAGTACCGTATCTCAAACAATAGTACCCTTGACTTAACCACAGCAGGAGTTCCCGGAACAGATGCAAATAGAATTGCAAGTGCTACCGCCTTTGCATCTTACCTGACCTATAAATTAAAATACAATAACTGGACGTTTACACCGGGAGTTAGATATGAGAACATCACCTTAAAGAGAGAAGATTTTGGGAAGAATGATGTAAAAAGAGGAGGTATTAATTTAGCGACAAGAGAGAATTCAGTGGCTATTTTTATTCCTGGAATGGGCACAAACTACAAATTTAATAATGATTTCTCTTTATTTGGTGGAATACACAAAGGATTCTCTCCTCCTGGAAATCAAAACGGGCAAGAACCGGAAGAAAGTATCAATTATGAGTTTGGTACTCGTTTTAATCTCGGAAAATTAAAAGGAGAAGTTGTTGGTTTTTTTAATGACTATTCAAACCTTTTGGGAAGTGATTTAGCAGCAACTGGAGGAACAGGCTCTTTAGAGTTGTTTAATGCAGGTGAGGTTAATGTAAACGGAATTGAAGTGTTATTAAATTACAATATCGCTTCAGAAAATTCAAAACTATCTATCCCTCTTTCTTTTGGATACACTTTTACCAACTCAGCATTTCAAAATAGTTTTGGAAGTGATGATGGCTTGTGGGGTACTGTCTCTAAAGGTGACCAAATGCCATACCTTCCAAGACACCAACTAAATACTACGATTTCACTTGAGCACAATGACTTTGAAATAAATTTATCCGGAAGATATAATGGTGAATTTAGAACGCTGGCAGGAACTGGAACGATTGCCAAAACTGAAAAAGTAGCTTCTAACTTCATCGCAGATTTCTCTGCTAAATATTTTGTAAATAAAAAGCTGAATATAACAGCGAATATCATCAATCTATTAGACAATACCTACGCCGTTTCAAGGGTTCCTGCTGGTTTAAGACCAGGACATCCATTTGGAATTTATGGAGGATTAGAATTTAAATTCTAG
- the guaB gene encoding IMP dehydrogenase: protein MTAHNNKIIGEGLTYDDVLLIPAFSDVLPREVSIQTKFTRNITINVPIVSAAMDTVTESALAIAMAREGGIGVLHKNMTIEQQAREVRKVKRAESGMILDPVTLPLTAVVFDAKANMKEHSIGGIPIVDDKGILKGIVTNRDLRFEHNNQRPIVEVMTSENLVTAAVGTSLNDAEKILQNYKIEKLLIVDEDYKLKGLITFRDITKVTQKPIANKDTFGRLRVAAALGVTSDAVERAEALVNAGVDAVIIDTAHGHTKGVVTVLKQVKAKFPNLDVVVGNIATGAAAKYLVEAGADAVKVGIGPGSICTTRIVAGVGFPQFSAVLEVAAAIKGSGVPVIADGGIRYTGDIPKAIAAGADCVMLGSLLAGTKESPGETIIYEGRKFKSYRGMGSVEAMKEGSKDRYFQDVEADIKKLVPEGIVGRVPYKGDLDESIHQFIGGLRAGMGYCGAKDVETLKETGQFIRITASGINESHPHDVAITKEAPNYSRR, encoded by the coding sequence ATGACAGCACACAACAACAAAATTATAGGTGAAGGATTAACATACGATGATGTTTTATTAATCCCCGCTTTTTCAGATGTACTTCCAAGAGAAGTAAGTATTCAAACAAAATTTACTAGAAATATTACTATTAACGTTCCAATAGTTTCCGCAGCTATGGATACTGTTACAGAATCTGCTTTAGCAATTGCTATGGCAAGAGAAGGTGGTATTGGAGTTCTACATAAAAATATGACGATTGAGCAACAAGCTCGAGAAGTTAGAAAAGTGAAACGTGCAGAAAGTGGAATGATTTTAGATCCTGTAACTTTACCTTTAACAGCAGTAGTGTTTGATGCGAAAGCAAATATGAAGGAGCATAGTATTGGAGGAATTCCTATTGTTGATGATAAAGGAATTTTAAAAGGTATTGTTACCAATAGAGATTTACGTTTTGAGCATAATAACCAAAGACCAATTGTAGAAGTAATGACTAGCGAAAATCTAGTTACTGCTGCTGTTGGAACTTCTTTAAATGATGCAGAAAAAATTCTTCAGAATTATAAAATTGAAAAACTTTTAATTGTTGATGAAGATTATAAGTTAAAAGGATTAATTACATTTAGAGATATTACAAAAGTTACTCAGAAACCAATTGCAAATAAAGATACTTTTGGTAGATTAAGAGTTGCAGCTGCTTTAGGTGTTACTTCAGACGCAGTTGAAAGAGCAGAAGCTTTGGTAAATGCAGGTGTAGATGCTGTAATTATAGATACAGCTCATGGGCATACAAAAGGAGTAGTTACTGTTTTAAAACAAGTAAAAGCTAAGTTTCCAAATTTAGATGTGGTAGTGGGTAATATTGCAACAGGAGCTGCCGCTAAATATTTAGTTGAAGCTGGAGCCGATGCAGTAAAAGTAGGAATTGGACCTGGTTCTATTTGTACAACAAGAATTGTAGCTGGAGTTGGTTTTCCTCAATTCTCTGCAGTTTTAGAAGTAGCAGCAGCTATAAAAGGAAGTGGAGTTCCTGTAATTGCAGATGGAGGAATTAGATATACAGGAGACATACCAAAAGCAATTGCTGCTGGAGCAGATTGTGTTATGTTAGGTTCTTTATTAGCAGGAACAAAAGAATCTCCTGGAGAAACAATTATCTATGAAGGTAGAAAATTTAAATCTTATAGAGGAATGGGTTCTGTGGAAGCTATGAAAGAAGGTTCTAAAGACAGATATTTTCAAGATGTTGAAGCGGATATTAAAAAGTTAGTTCCAGAAGGAATTGTAGGTCGTGTTCCTTATAAAGGAGATTTAGATGAAAGTATTCATCAATTTATTGGTGGTTTACGCGCAGGAATGGGGTATTGTGGAGCAAAAGATGTTGAAACTTTAAAAGAAACTGGGCAGTTTATTAGAATTACTGCAAGTGGAATTAACGAAAGTCACCCACACGATGTTGCAATTACTAAAGAAGCACCTAATTATAGTAGAAGATAA